A single region of the Bacteroides luhongzhouii genome encodes:
- a CDS encoding lipopolysaccharide biosynthesis protein, whose translation MANNTKSQLFSGVFYTALAKYSGVFISLVVAGILARLLSPDDFGIVAVATVIIAFFNLLTDMGVSPAIIQHKSLTKDDLSDIFSFTVWTGIGISVLFFASSWIIADYYQSNTLRTLCQLLSVNLFFASATIVPGALFYRNREFKFIAIRSFVIQISAGAAAVTAALCGAGLYALIINPIVSSILIFVISFQRYPQRLRFTLGLTVLRKIFSYSAYQFLFNVINYFSRNLDKLLIGKYMGMSDLGYYEKSYRLMMLPLQNITQVITPVMHPIFSDFQNDKGKLLSSYERIVRFLAFIGLPLSVLLFFTAEEVTIIIFGNQWMPSVPVFRILSLSVGIQIILSSSGSIFQAAGDTRSLFVCGVFSSVLNVAGILLGIFYFETLTAVASCIVITFTINFIQCYWQMYRVTFRRSAWPFMRQLISPLIISTLIVLALIPMQYVLEGMNIFVTIIAKGIISFIIFGGYIQATHEYDIIGKVRSIMCKRK comes from the coding sequence ATGGCTAATAACACTAAGAGTCAATTATTTTCAGGGGTATTTTACACTGCATTGGCTAAATACAGCGGCGTCTTCATATCCCTTGTCGTAGCAGGAATACTGGCCCGCCTATTATCACCGGATGACTTCGGAATCGTAGCTGTCGCTACCGTAATCATCGCGTTCTTCAATCTTCTCACCGACATGGGAGTATCTCCCGCCATCATCCAACACAAATCGTTGACTAAAGATGATTTGTCGGATATTTTTTCATTCACCGTATGGACAGGTATCGGAATCAGTGTCTTATTCTTCGCTTCTTCGTGGATTATTGCCGATTATTACCAGAGCAATACTCTACGGACTTTGTGTCAACTGCTGTCTGTCAACCTCTTTTTTGCCTCTGCCACCATCGTGCCGGGAGCATTGTTCTACCGGAACAGAGAATTTAAATTCATAGCTATCCGTAGCTTCGTTATTCAAATCTCCGCAGGTGCAGCCGCCGTGACCGCTGCCCTTTGCGGAGCAGGACTATATGCATTAATTATCAACCCGATTGTATCCAGCATACTGATATTCGTTATCTCCTTTCAGCGTTATCCGCAACGGCTGCGCTTCACATTGGGGTTGACGGTACTCCGGAAGATATTTTCCTATTCTGCCTACCAATTCCTGTTCAACGTCATCAACTATTTCAGTCGAAATCTGGATAAACTACTGATTGGCAAATACATGGGCATGTCCGACTTAGGATATTATGAGAAATCTTACCGCTTGATGATGCTGCCTTTGCAGAATATCACACAAGTCATCACTCCGGTGATGCACCCTATTTTCAGTGATTTTCAGAATGACAAAGGAAAACTGTTAAGTTCTTACGAACGCATTGTCCGTTTTCTTGCCTTTATTGGTCTTCCACTTAGTGTACTGCTTTTCTTCACAGCAGAAGAAGTGACAATTATTATTTTCGGTAATCAATGGATGCCATCTGTACCTGTATTCCGGATTCTGTCACTCTCCGTAGGGATTCAGATTATACTTTCTTCGTCCGGTTCCATCTTTCAAGCGGCAGGCGATACACGGAGCTTGTTTGTGTGCGGAGTATTTTCATCTGTACTCAACGTGGCAGGTATATTGCTCGGAATCTTCTACTTCGAAACGCTGACAGCAGTGGCAAGTTGCATCGTGATAACGTTCACCATCAACTTTATACAATGTTATTGGCAAATGTACCGGGTAACTTTCCGAAGAAGTGCCTGGCCATTCATGCGTCAGCTTATTTCTCCATTGATAATTAGCACTTTGATAGTGCTAGCCCTTATTCCGATGCAATATGTACTGGAAGGAATGAATATTTTTGTGACAATTATTGCTAAAGGTATAATTAGTTTTATTATCTTTGGAGGATATATACAGGCTACGCATGAGTATGACATTATAGGGAAAGTGCGGAGTATCATGTGTAAGAGAAAGTAA
- a CDS encoding glycosyltransferase family 1 protein yields the protein MNESEDTSNPSVKALIVFRENGDTDNLFVPVLCDAIRMAGIDVRCSTKEFWESDTDYDIIHFQWPEEVIGWTCSNPDTIRRLEERIRFFRSRGTRFIYTRHNVRPHYANEIISRAYDIIESQSDIVVHMGRFSRGEFLTRYPDSQNTVIPHHIYQYTYKEDISVERARQYLNLSQDAFIVTAFGKFRNREEIRMVLGAFRSWNEERKMLLAPRLYPFSRHNNYGRNFLKRWISRAGYYLFMPLFNRIYKLQAGANDELIDNCDLPYYMAASDVIFIQRKDILNSGNVPLAFLYHKVVVGPKVGNIGELLSETGNPTFNPDNKKDILRALEEARRLAAWGQGEVNYTYGMENMSIHKVGQAYAQTYKQAING from the coding sequence ATGAATGAGAGTGAAGACACAAGCAATCCATCGGTAAAAGCACTCATTGTCTTTAGAGAAAACGGAGATACGGACAATTTGTTCGTACCAGTTTTGTGCGATGCGATCAGGATGGCTGGCATTGACGTGCGATGTTCCACAAAAGAGTTTTGGGAGTCGGATACGGATTATGATATCATACATTTCCAATGGCCGGAAGAAGTTATAGGGTGGACATGTAGCAACCCCGACACTATTCGCCGACTGGAAGAACGTATCCGTTTTTTTCGTTCACGAGGAACACGGTTTATCTACACACGACACAATGTCCGTCCACATTATGCTAATGAAATCATAAGCCGGGCCTATGATATTATCGAATCGCAGAGTGACATCGTCGTACACATGGGGCGTTTCAGTCGTGGCGAATTTCTCACAAGATATCCTGACAGCCAGAATACAGTGATCCCTCACCACATCTACCAATACACTTACAAAGAAGATATCAGCGTAGAACGCGCACGCCAATATCTCAATCTGTCGCAAGATGCATTCATTGTCACTGCCTTTGGAAAATTTCGCAATCGTGAAGAAATACGCATGGTGCTCGGAGCGTTCCGCAGCTGGAATGAGGAACGCAAGATGCTGTTAGCTCCACGCCTCTATCCTTTTTCAAGACACAACAACTATGGCAGGAATTTCCTCAAACGATGGATTTCAAGGGCTGGATATTATCTATTCATGCCACTGTTTAACCGCATATATAAACTACAGGCAGGAGCCAACGACGAGCTGATAGACAACTGTGACCTGCCCTACTATATGGCTGCTTCAGACGTGATATTCATCCAACGGAAAGACATATTAAATTCGGGTAACGTACCCCTTGCTTTCCTCTATCACAAAGTGGTGGTAGGTCCCAAAGTGGGAAACATCGGCGAACTGCTTTCCGAAACCGGTAACCCGACATTCAATCCCGACAACAAAAAAGACATCCTGCGAGCACTCGAAGAAGCCCGCCGGCTTGCCGCATGGGGACAAGGGGAAGTGAATTACACGTACGGCATGGAAAATATGAGCATCCACAAAGTGGGACAAGCATACGCACAAACATATAAACAAGCAATCAATGGCTAA
- a CDS encoding glycosyltransferase family 4 protein — MKIAIEAQRIFRPNKHGMDFVALETIRELQKMDHENEYFIFISPGEDRCLESSDNVHIIELKCPTYPLWEQVALPRAVKSIKPDLLHCTSNTAPLHCSVPLVLTLHDIIYLEKRQSSSLSWYQEMGWHYRRLVVPRILPKCKKIITVSQFERKRILEALHLPEEQLVAVYNGFNSHFHLQPKAPEITRKYIDAENYLFFLGNTDPKKNTPRVLKAYSDYLKQSVQKLPLLIADLKEDAIDRILEEEKITKIKSYLRFPGYIANTDLPALYAGAFAFLYPSLRESFGIPMLEAMACGTPIIAGNTSAMPEIAGEGALLADPFNSKDITEKILQLESDETFYQKQVEYGLKRSQQFSWRNAAESLLNIYKEFA; from the coding sequence ATGAAAATAGCCATTGAAGCCCAACGTATCTTCCGTCCTAATAAACATGGAATGGATTTCGTCGCTCTCGAAACAATTCGAGAGTTACAGAAAATGGATCATGAGAATGAATACTTTATCTTTATCAGTCCGGGCGAAGACAGATGCCTCGAGAGTTCGGACAACGTGCATATCATCGAATTAAAGTGCCCCACATATCCGCTTTGGGAACAGGTGGCTCTTCCTCGAGCAGTGAAAAGCATTAAGCCTGATCTGTTACATTGCACCAGCAACACGGCTCCTCTCCATTGTTCTGTACCATTGGTACTGACACTACATGACATTATTTACCTAGAAAAACGACAGTCGTCCAGCCTGTCATGGTATCAGGAAATGGGGTGGCATTATCGTCGGCTCGTCGTCCCCCGTATACTTCCCAAATGCAAAAAGATTATCACTGTCTCACAATTCGAACGAAAGCGGATTCTCGAAGCGTTACACTTACCAGAAGAACAACTAGTAGCTGTGTACAATGGCTTCAACAGTCACTTTCATCTACAACCGAAAGCGCCTGAGATAACCCGGAAGTATATCGATGCAGAAAACTACCTGTTCTTTTTGGGAAATACTGATCCTAAAAAGAATACCCCAAGAGTATTAAAAGCATACAGCGACTACCTGAAACAGTCGGTACAAAAACTCCCATTACTTATTGCCGACCTCAAAGAAGACGCTATCGACCGGATCTTGGAAGAAGAAAAGATAACTAAAATCAAAAGTTATCTTCGCTTCCCCGGATACATTGCGAATACCGACCTTCCAGCACTTTATGCTGGAGCATTCGCATTTCTTTATCCTTCTCTTCGGGAAAGCTTCGGTATCCCAATGTTGGAAGCAATGGCCTGTGGAACACCTATTATAGCAGGTAATACATCGGCTATGCCTGAAATAGCCGGAGAAGGTGCTTTACTAGCCGACCCGTTTAATTCTAAAGACATTACAGAAAAAATACTGCAACTGGAAAGTGATGAAACATTCTATCAGAAACAAGTAGAATATGGATTAAAACGCAGCCAACAGTTCTCTTGGCGGAACGCAGCAGAGTCACTGCTAAATATATACAAAGAGTTTGCTTAA
- a CDS encoding glycosyltransferase: MNIVDWILFTLLGLCVCYLLLYAIASKFYRAPHFPETRTFRRFVVFFPAYKEDRVIVSSARSFLEQDYPQELFDVIVISDQMQSTTNDTLRSLPIRLLIADYKESSKAKALTMAIDSIEGEPYDIVVIMDADNLTSPDFLAEVNRAFDNGVKSLQAHRTGKNLNTDISVLDGISEEINNGIFRSGHNTLGLSAALSGSGMAFEAEWFRQNVKHLETAGEDKELEVLLLQQRIHTTYLPQIPIYDEKTQKEEAISNQRKRWIAAQFGILRSSLSGLWKAICQGNIDYCDKIIQWMLPPRLIQLAAVFGLTLIFTAIGIWLSLQDNSSGHEWTIAIKWWILSAAQIAAMILPIPNNLLNKQLGKAIIKIPILALNTIGNLFKLKGAYKKFIHTEHGEEHS, from the coding sequence AAATTCTACCGGGCACCCCATTTTCCGGAAACCCGTACATTCCGGCGTTTTGTCGTATTCTTCCCAGCCTACAAGGAAGACCGTGTTATTGTCTCCTCCGCGCGCAGTTTCCTAGAGCAGGATTATCCACAGGAATTATTCGACGTTATCGTTATTTCCGACCAAATGCAATCTACAACCAATGACACACTGCGTTCTCTGCCTATTCGCCTACTAATAGCGGATTACAAAGAAAGCTCCAAAGCTAAAGCCCTGACAATGGCAATAGATTCTATCGAAGGCGAACCTTACGACATTGTAGTCATCATGGATGCCGACAACCTGACTTCCCCGGATTTTCTGGCAGAAGTAAACCGTGCATTTGATAACGGTGTAAAATCTTTACAAGCTCACCGAACAGGCAAGAACCTGAACACAGATATTTCTGTTCTCGACGGTATTAGCGAAGAAATCAATAACGGCATTTTCCGCAGTGGGCACAACACCCTTGGACTTTCAGCTGCTCTTTCCGGTTCAGGAATGGCCTTTGAAGCAGAGTGGTTCAGGCAAAATGTAAAACACCTCGAAACGGCAGGTGAAGACAAAGAGTTGGAAGTATTGCTTTTACAGCAACGAATTCACACCACTTACCTGCCACAGATACCAATCTATGACGAAAAGACACAGAAAGAAGAAGCCATCAGCAATCAACGTAAACGTTGGATAGCTGCACAATTCGGCATTCTCCGCAGTTCACTGTCCGGACTATGGAAAGCAATCTGTCAAGGCAATATCGACTACTGTGACAAAATAATACAATGGATGCTTCCGCCACGATTGATACAACTGGCAGCTGTTTTCGGACTGACGCTTATTTTCACTGCTATCGGCATCTGGTTAAGCCTTCAAGACAATTCCTCCGGACACGAATGGACAATAGCCATTAAATGGTGGATATTATCTGCAGCCCAGATAGCAGCAATGATACTCCCCATACCGAACAACCTGCTCAACAAGCAATTAGGAAAAGCTATCATCAAGATACCCATACTGGCACTTAACACTATCGGCAATCTATTTAAGTTGAAAGGAGCCTACAAGAAGTTCATCCATACAGAGCATGGAGAAGAACATTCATAA